In Agrobacterium sp. RAC06, a single window of DNA contains:
- a CDS encoding DUF3800 domain-containing protein has protein sequence MASRRSTGDFLEIACDEAGHTGPDLLAKEQPFFAFASINIGDAEAADLMAAARRLHPVQMPELKAAKLLSSPRGRKLICTLVQKLEGRFAITASDKLLALCGWVFEYIFEPVFQNDPRIFYRKDFHRFVAMFCYTYAIGMDEHAEGFLAQFQAYMRTKNPAVAPLLFEFKDTSEAASLRPFSLLQIFATGFRDVIAADNASVVDRMADGGRWMLDLSASSLWSHLNHWGKQRVPLSVQCDDSKPLRAIAGDLGGQSQEQIIRRIREIVGVDEPGWELVGPIKFVNSKSHASVQIADVLASTAASAFQHGLHEDMRSITTILDAGMLRDSVFPDIERLDLRNRSAAVNYAVLYELAMTASGKGTGLPIEVYYRVAENGFDTGQFRLNLD, from the coding sequence ATGGCATCGCGCCGATCGACGGGGGACTTTTTGGAAATTGCATGCGACGAAGCGGGGCATACGGGGCCTGATCTGCTAGCTAAGGAACAGCCGTTCTTCGCGTTCGCTTCAATCAATATAGGTGACGCCGAAGCTGCAGATCTCATGGCTGCCGCGCGACGACTCCACCCGGTCCAAATGCCAGAGCTGAAGGCCGCCAAGCTCCTCTCATCCCCCCGCGGTCGGAAATTGATATGTACCCTTGTTCAAAAGCTGGAGGGGCGGTTTGCAATTACCGCTTCTGACAAGCTGCTCGCTCTCTGCGGATGGGTATTTGAGTATATATTCGAACCTGTTTTCCAGAACGACCCGCGAATTTTCTACCGGAAAGACTTTCACCGCTTTGTCGCCATGTTCTGTTATACTTACGCAATAGGTATGGACGAGCACGCAGAGGGCTTCCTTGCGCAGTTTCAGGCGTACATGCGCACGAAGAATCCTGCGGTTGCGCCGCTACTTTTTGAGTTCAAGGACACCAGTGAAGCGGCCTCGCTGCGACCTTTTTCTTTGCTCCAGATTTTCGCTACCGGCTTTCGCGACGTCATTGCGGCGGACAATGCCTCTGTCGTGGATCGCATGGCGGACGGAGGTCGGTGGATGCTGGATCTTTCTGCTTCCTCGCTCTGGAGCCACCTCAATCATTGGGGCAAGCAGAGAGTTCCCCTTTCAGTTCAGTGTGACGACAGCAAACCCCTCCGGGCGATAGCAGGAGATCTGGGTGGGCAAAGTCAGGAGCAAATCATACGCCGCATTAGGGAGATTGTTGGCGTTGACGAACCGGGCTGGGAACTTGTCGGGCCCATCAAGTTTGTTAATTCTAAATCGCACGCTTCGGTGCAAATCGCCGATGTTTTAGCGAGTACAGCAGCTAGTGCTTTCCAGCACGGCCTGCACGAGGACATGCGATCAATCACGACCATTCTCGATGCCGGCATGCTTCGCGATTCAGTTTTTCCAGACATCGAAAGACTTGATCTTCGGAACAGGTCCGCGGCCGTGAACTATGCGGTTCTGTATGAGTTAGCGATGACAGCATCAGGGAAAGGTACCGGGCTGCCTATCGAGGTCTACTACCGAGTTGCCGAAAACGGTTTCGACACTGGCCAGTTCCGTCTGAACCTCGATTGA
- a CDS encoding MarC family protein, with amino-acid sequence MAMTETMISALTTLLVTVDPPGLAPLFLGLTQGMTREQRQQVAIRGSVMGFAILTVFALFGATILGALGISMGAFRIAGGLMLFAIAFEMIFEKRNERKEKTTGDAITKDHIHNLAVFPLAIPLIAGPGAISATVLISGTMDGWIGKLQLIAVIAVVLGLVLVSLYLAERLNKFLGVTGRALLTRLLGVLLAALSVQFVVDGVKSAFAG; translated from the coding sequence ATGGCGATGACAGAAACGATGATCAGCGCGCTGACGACCCTGCTGGTCACCGTCGATCCGCCGGGGCTTGCCCCGCTCTTTCTCGGACTGACCCAGGGCATGACGCGCGAGCAGCGCCAGCAGGTTGCCATTCGCGGCTCCGTGATGGGTTTCGCCATCCTGACCGTCTTTGCGCTGTTCGGCGCCACCATTCTCGGCGCGCTCGGCATTTCCATGGGCGCCTTCCGCATCGCCGGCGGCTTGATGCTGTTTGCCATTGCCTTCGAGATGATCTTCGAGAAGCGCAACGAGCGGAAGGAAAAGACGACAGGCGATGCAATCACCAAGGATCACATCCACAACCTCGCCGTCTTCCCGCTCGCCATCCCGCTGATCGCCGGCCCCGGCGCCATATCGGCCACCGTGCTGATCTCGGGTACGATGGACGGATGGATTGGAAAGCTGCAGCTGATTGCCGTCATCGCCGTGGTCCTCGGCCTCGTCTTGGTATCGCTCTACCTCGCAGAAAGGCTGAACAAGTTCCTCGGAGTGACTGGCCGCGCGCTGCTCACGCGTCTGTTGGGCGTGCTGCTGGCCGCGCTTTCGGTCCAGTTTGTCGTCGATGGCGTGAAGTCCGCCTTCGCTGGCTGA
- the gyrA gene encoding DNA gyrase subunit A → MTEQSTPGGGKFPQGIEPISIMEEMQRSYLDYAMSVIVSRALPDVRDGLKPVHRRILYGMNELGLDWNKKYVKSARVTGDVMGKYHPHGDSAIYDALARMAQPWSLRMPLIDGQGNFGSVDGDPPAAQRYTECRLQKVSHALLDDLDKETVDFRDNYDGTMSEPVVVPAKFPNLLVNGAGGIAVGMATNIPPHNLVEVLDGCTALIDNPAIELPELMQIIPGPDFPTGSMILGRSGIRSAYETGRGSVVQRGVARVEPMRGDREQIIITEIPYQVNKSTMIEKMAELVREKRIEGISDLRDESDRDGYRVVIELKRDANADVILNQLYRYTPLQTSFGCNMVALNGGKPEQLTLLDMLRAFVNFREEVVSRRTKYLLRKARDRAHVLVGLAIAVANIDEVIALIRKAPDPATAREQLMTRRWPAHDVESLIRLIDDPRHRINEDLTYNLSEEQARAILELRLARLTALGRDEIDEELNKIGAEISDYLDILSSRVRIQQIIKDEFTAIRDEFGTPRRTQIVDGGPDMDDEDLIAREEMVVTVSHAGYIKRVPLTTYRAQRRGGKGRSGMAMKDEDFATRLFVANTHTPVLFFSSRGIVYKEKVWRLPIGTPTSRGKAMINMFPLEPGERITSIMPLPEDEASWGNLDVMFSTTRGTVRRNKLSDFIQVNRNGKIAMKLEEEGDQILGVETCTEHDDVLLTTALGQAIRFPVDEVRVFAGRNSIGVRGLTLADGDRLISMTILAHVDAEPWQRAAYLKRSAAERRAMGVDEDDIALVGEEVGAEGELSEERYQELKAREQFVLTVSEKGYGKRSSSYDFRTSGRGGKGIRATDTSKTAEIGELVAAFPVEETDQLMLVSDGGQLIRVPVNGIRIASRATKGVTIFSTAKDEKVVSVERITEPEADDEVIEASEGVDGEGTAAPVEDAGGEAPTE, encoded by the coding sequence TTGACTGAGCAAAGCACTCCCGGCGGCGGCAAGTTCCCGCAAGGCATCGAGCCTATTTCCATCATGGAGGAAATGCAGCGGTCCTATCTCGATTACGCGATGAGCGTGATCGTGAGCCGCGCACTTCCCGATGTGCGTGACGGGCTCAAGCCCGTGCATCGCCGTATCCTTTACGGCATGAACGAGCTCGGCCTCGACTGGAACAAGAAATACGTCAAGAGCGCCCGCGTCACCGGTGACGTCATGGGTAAGTATCACCCGCATGGCGACTCCGCGATCTATGACGCGCTCGCCCGTATGGCGCAGCCATGGTCGCTGCGCATGCCGCTCATCGACGGCCAGGGCAATTTCGGCTCCGTTGACGGCGACCCGCCGGCAGCACAGCGTTACACGGAATGCCGCCTGCAGAAGGTCTCGCATGCGCTGCTCGACGACCTCGACAAGGAAACGGTCGACTTCCGCGACAACTATGACGGCACCATGTCGGAGCCGGTCGTCGTTCCTGCCAAGTTCCCGAACCTGCTGGTCAATGGTGCGGGCGGTATCGCGGTTGGCATGGCCACCAATATCCCGCCGCACAACCTGGTGGAGGTTCTCGACGGCTGCACGGCGCTGATCGACAATCCGGCGATCGAGCTGCCGGAACTGATGCAGATCATTCCGGGTCCCGACTTCCCGACCGGCTCCATGATCCTCGGCCGCTCGGGTATCCGGTCTGCCTATGAGACGGGTCGCGGTTCCGTGGTCCAGCGCGGCGTCGCCCGCGTTGAGCCCATGCGCGGTGACCGCGAGCAGATCATCATCACCGAGATCCCCTACCAGGTGAACAAGTCGACGATGATCGAGAAGATGGCCGAACTCGTGCGCGAAAAGCGCATCGAGGGCATCTCCGACCTGCGCGACGAATCCGACCGCGATGGCTACCGCGTCGTCATCGAGCTGAAGCGCGACGCCAATGCCGATGTCATCCTGAACCAGCTCTACCGTTACACGCCGCTGCAGACCTCCTTCGGCTGCAACATGGTGGCGCTGAACGGCGGCAAGCCGGAACAGCTGACCCTGCTCGACATGCTGCGCGCCTTCGTCAACTTCCGCGAGGAAGTCGTCAGCCGCCGCACCAAGTATCTGCTGCGCAAGGCACGTGACCGGGCCCATGTCTTGGTCGGTCTCGCGATTGCCGTTGCCAATATCGACGAAGTCATTGCGCTCATCCGCAAGGCGCCGGATCCGGCAACCGCCCGCGAACAGCTGATGACGCGCCGCTGGCCGGCCCATGATGTCGAATCGTTGATCCGCCTGATCGACGATCCGCGCCACCGGATCAACGAGGACCTCACCTACAACCTGTCGGAAGAGCAGGCACGCGCTATTCTCGAACTGCGTCTCGCTCGCCTGACGGCACTCGGACGCGACGAAATCGATGAAGAGCTGAACAAGATCGGCGCGGAGATTTCGGACTATCTCGACATCCTCTCGTCGCGCGTTCGCATCCAGCAGATCATCAAGGATGAATTCACCGCGATCCGCGACGAATTCGGCACGCCGCGCCGTACCCAGATCGTCGATGGCGGTCCCGATATGGACGACGAGGATCTGATCGCCCGGGAAGAGATGGTGGTCACCGTTTCGCATGCCGGCTACATCAAGCGCGTACCGCTGACGACCTACAGAGCCCAGCGCCGTGGCGGCAAGGGTCGCTCCGGCATGGCGATGAAGGACGAGGATTTCGCTACCCGCCTGTTCGTCGCCAACACTCACACGCCGGTTCTGTTCTTCTCCTCGCGCGGCATCGTCTACAAGGAAAAGGTCTGGCGTCTGCCGATCGGTACGCCAACCTCGCGCGGCAAGGCGATGATCAACATGTTCCCGCTGGAGCCCGGCGAGCGTATCACCTCGATCATGCCGCTGCCTGAGGACGAGGCAAGCTGGGGCAATCTCGACGTCATGTTCTCGACGACCCGTGGCACGGTTCGCCGCAACAAGCTGTCCGACTTCATCCAGGTCAACCGCAACGGCAAGATCGCTATGAAACTCGAGGAAGAGGGCGACCAGATCCTCGGCGTCGAGACCTGCACCGAACATGACGACGTGCTGCTGACAACGGCGCTTGGTCAGGCAATCCGCTTCCCGGTCGACGAAGTGCGCGTCTTTGCCGGCCGCAACTCGATCGGTGTCCGTGGTCTGACCTTGGCCGATGGCGACCGTCTCATTTCGATGACCATTCTTGCGCATGTCGATGCCGAACCGTGGCAGCGTGCGGCCTATCTCAAGCGTTCGGCAGCCGAGCGCCGGGCCATGGGCGTCGACGAAGACGATATCGCCCTGGTTGGCGAAGAAGTCGGCGCCGAAGGCGAGTTGTCGGAAGAGCGCTATCAGGAGCTCAAGGCCCGCGAGCAGTTCGTGCTCACGGTCTCCGAGAAGGGCTATGGCAAGCGCTCTTCGTCCTACGATTTCCGTACCTCCGGACGCGGCGGCAAGGGCATCCGTGCTACCGACACGTCTAAGACGGCGGAAATCGGCGAGCTGGTTGCGGCCTTCCCGGTCGAGGAAACAGACCAGCTGATGCTCGTCTCGGATGGCGGCCAGCTGATCCGCGTACCGGTCAACGGTATCCGCATCGCCAGCCGTGCGACCAAGGGCGTGACGATCTTCTCGACCGCGAAGGATGAGAAGGTTGTTTCGGTCGAGCGCATCACTGAACCGGAAGCGGATGACGAAGTCATTGAGGCTTCGGAAGGCGTCGATGGCGAGGGCACTGCTGCTCCGGTCGAAGACGCAGGCGGCGAGGCCCCTACGGAATGA
- the coaD gene encoding pantetheine-phosphate adenylyltransferase: MATAFYPGSFDPMTNGHLDVIVQALNISDRLVVAIGTHPGKTPLFTYEERADLIRASLVAVLPDRAGDLEVVSFADLAVDAARRHGARIMVRGLRDGTDFDYEMQLAGMNATLAPDLQTVFLPAATASRPITATLVRQIAAMGGDVGSFVPAPVLAALNSRYGR, translated from the coding sequence ATGGCGACCGCATTTTATCCTGGCTCTTTCGATCCGATGACCAACGGCCACCTGGACGTAATCGTTCAGGCGCTGAACATCAGCGATCGCCTGGTGGTCGCAATCGGAACGCATCCGGGAAAGACGCCGCTGTTTACCTACGAAGAGCGTGCCGATCTGATCCGTGCGTCGCTTGTTGCAGTTCTGCCGGACAGGGCAGGGGACCTTGAGGTCGTGTCCTTCGCCGACCTCGCCGTCGATGCCGCCCGCAGGCATGGCGCCCGGATCATGGTGCGCGGTCTGCGCGACGGAACCGATTTTGACTACGAGATGCAGCTTGCCGGCATGAATGCCACCCTGGCGCCGGATCTGCAGACCGTCTTTCTGCCGGCGGCAACCGCCTCGCGGCCCATAACCGCCACATTGGTCCGCCAGATCGCCGCCATGGGTGGCGATGTCGGCTCCTTCGTGCCGGCCCCGGTGCTGGCTGCCCTCAATTCCAGATACGGCCGCTGA
- a CDS encoding peptidylprolyl isomerase, producing the protein MKLVQLATAFLLAVVGFGSAQAQSNEDFLTIQLKEGPVVIQLMPDVAPKHVAQIKDLAAKGEYDNVAFHRVIEGFMAQTGDVQFGDMENGFEPGRAGTGGSSLPDIEAEFSSVPFERGTVGMARSQDPNSANSQFFIMFAEGGFLNGQYTVVGKVVSGMEYVDKIKRGEGGNGEVTDPDRMVKVTVGRN; encoded by the coding sequence ATGAAGCTCGTCCAACTCGCAACCGCATTCCTTCTGGCTGTAGTCGGTTTCGGCTCCGCCCAGGCCCAGTCCAACGAAGACTTCCTGACCATCCAGCTGAAGGAGGGTCCGGTCGTGATCCAGCTGATGCCGGACGTGGCACCGAAGCACGTTGCGCAGATCAAGGATCTCGCCGCCAAGGGCGAATATGACAATGTCGCCTTCCACCGCGTGATCGAAGGCTTCATGGCCCAGACAGGCGACGTGCAGTTCGGAGACATGGAAAACGGCTTCGAGCCGGGTCGTGCCGGTACCGGCGGCTCCAGCCTGCCCGACATCGAGGCTGAATTCTCGAGTGTGCCCTTCGAGCGCGGCACCGTCGGCATGGCGCGCAGCCAGGACCCGAACTCTGCCAATTCGCAGTTCTTCATCATGTTCGCCGAAGGCGGCTTCCTGAACGGCCAGTACACGGTCGTCGGCAAGGTCGTGTCCGGCATGGAATATGTCGACAAGATCAAGCGCGGCGAAGGCGGCAACGGCGAAGTCACCGACCCAGACCGCATGGTCAAGGTCACCGTCGGTCGCAACTGA
- a CDS encoding peptidylprolyl isomerase, with the protein MAEIKDPENTILMETTKGKVVIALFPDLAPGHVARIKELSREGAYDGVVFHRVIPDFMAQTGDVKFGKKGGSDFNPGRAGMGGSDKPDLKAEFSATPHVRGTCSMARSQSPNSANSQFFVCFTDAPWLNKQYSVWGQVIEGMDIIDQIKKGEPVSDPDSIVSMKVAADA; encoded by the coding sequence ATGGCCGAGATCAAGGATCCGGAAAACACCATCCTGATGGAAACCACCAAGGGCAAGGTCGTCATCGCGCTCTTCCCGGATCTGGCCCCCGGCCATGTCGCCCGCATCAAGGAACTGTCGCGCGAAGGCGCCTATGACGGCGTTGTCTTCCACCGCGTCATCCCCGACTTCATGGCCCAGACCGGCGACGTGAAGTTCGGCAAGAAGGGCGGATCCGACTTCAACCCCGGCCGTGCCGGCATGGGCGGCTCCGACAAGCCGGACCTGAAGGCTGAATTCTCGGCCACTCCGCATGTCCGCGGCACCTGCTCCATGGCGCGCTCGCAGAGCCCGAACTCGGCCAACTCGCAGTTCTTCGTCTGCTTCACCGACGCACCGTGGCTGAACAAGCAGTACTCCGTCTGGGGCCAGGTCATCGAAGGCATGGACATCATCGACCAGATCAAGAAGGGCGAGCCTGTCAGCGATCCCGATTCGATCGTCTCGATGAAGGTTGCCGCCGACGCCTGA
- the queA gene encoding tRNA preQ1(34) S-adenosylmethionine ribosyltransferase-isomerase QueA, with the protein MRVDLFDFDLPDDNIALRPASPRDHARFLVVRPNATQVLEDHHVYDLPSFLRPGDALVFNDTKVIPAQLEGIRHRDGAEEIAVSCTLHMRVGASRWKAFAKPGKRIKQGDRIDFGLGQGEGAACLTGSLVATVAEKGEAGEIDLAFDLSGPDLDQAIATVGHIPLPPYIAAKRPEDEMDRADYQTIYAREEGAVAAPTAGLHFTPDLFAKLDASGIERHFVTLHVGAGTFLPVKADDTAEHKMHEEIGYISPATAAALNAVRARGNRIIAVGTTSLRLLESAAEDNGHIPAWSGSTGIFITPGYRFKAVDMLMTNFHLPKSTLFMLVSAFAGLDTMRDAYAHAIETGYRFYSYGDSSLLFRKDD; encoded by the coding sequence ATGCGTGTAGACCTCTTCGACTTCGATCTTCCGGACGACAATATTGCGCTCAGGCCCGCAAGCCCGCGCGACCATGCCCGCTTCCTGGTGGTACGGCCGAATGCCACGCAGGTGCTCGAAGACCACCATGTTTACGACCTGCCGTCGTTCCTGAGACCTGGCGATGCGCTTGTGTTCAACGACACAAAGGTTATCCCGGCCCAACTCGAAGGCATCCGCCATCGTGACGGCGCGGAAGAGATCGCGGTCTCCTGCACGCTGCATATGCGGGTTGGTGCCTCCAGATGGAAGGCCTTTGCCAAGCCCGGCAAGCGCATCAAGCAGGGTGATCGCATCGATTTTGGTCTAGGGCAGGGCGAGGGCGCCGCCTGCCTCACGGGTTCCCTCGTCGCGACCGTCGCCGAAAAGGGCGAGGCGGGCGAAATCGACCTCGCCTTCGATCTCTCGGGCCCCGACCTCGATCAGGCGATCGCTACCGTCGGCCACATTCCGCTTCCGCCCTATATCGCAGCCAAGCGGCCGGAAGATGAAATGGATCGCGCCGACTACCAGACCATTTATGCCCGCGAGGAGGGTGCGGTTGCGGCCCCGACCGCCGGCCTGCATTTCACACCCGACCTCTTCGCGAAACTCGACGCATCAGGCATCGAGCGCCATTTCGTCACCCTGCATGTCGGCGCCGGCACCTTCCTGCCGGTCAAGGCGGACGATACCGCCGAGCACAAGATGCACGAGGAGATCGGCTATATCTCGCCCGCGACGGCCGCCGCCCTCAATGCCGTGCGTGCCCGTGGCAACCGCATCATCGCCGTCGGCACCACCTCCCTGCGCCTGCTCGAAAGTGCCGCCGAGGACAATGGCCACATCCCCGCCTGGTCGGGTTCGACAGGCATCTTCATAACGCCCGGCTACCGCTTCAAGGCGGTGGACATGCTGATGACCAATTTCCACCTGCCCAAATCCACGCTCTTCATGCTGGTCTCCGCCTTTGCCGGCCTCGACACGATGCGGGACGCTTATGCCCACGCCATCGAGACCGGGTACCGCTTCTATTCCTACGGCGATTCCAGCCTGCTCTTCCGGAAAGACGACTGA
- the tgt gene encoding tRNA guanosine(34) transglycosylase Tgt, with the protein MSENFTFNLKATSGKARLGEITMPRGTVRTPAFMPVGTVGTVKAMYLDQVKEGGADIILGNTYHLMLRPGPERVARLGGLHELIRWPGPILTDSGGFQVMSLSGLRKLDEQGVTFKSHVDGSLHHMSPERSIEIQGLLDSDIQMQLDECVALPNEPREIERAMELSLRWAERCRVAFGNQPGKAMFGIVQGGDQPALRIRSAEGLKQLDLKGYSIGGLAVGEPQAVMLDMLRITLPVLPTEKPRYLMGVGTPDDMLKSVAEGIDMFDCVMPTRSGRHGLAFTRRGKVNIRNARHAEDMRPLDEQSSCPATRDYSRAYLHHLVRSNEALGGMLLSWNNLSYYQELMQGIRQAIAEDRFEDFKAETIEMWARGDIDPV; encoded by the coding sequence ATGTCCGAGAATTTCACGTTCAATCTGAAGGCCACCAGCGGCAAAGCCCGTCTCGGCGAGATCACCATGCCACGCGGCACGGTCCGCACACCGGCCTTCATGCCCGTCGGCACCGTCGGCACGGTCAAGGCCATGTATCTCGACCAGGTGAAGGAAGGCGGCGCCGATATCATTCTCGGCAATACCTACCACCTGATGCTGCGCCCCGGCCCCGAACGCGTCGCGCGCCTTGGTGGCCTGCATGAGCTGATCCGCTGGCCCGGCCCGATCCTGACCGACTCAGGCGGCTTCCAGGTCATGTCGCTGTCAGGCCTGCGCAAGCTCGATGAGCAGGGCGTGACCTTCAAGAGCCATGTCGACGGTAGCTTGCACCATATGTCGCCGGAACGCTCGATCGAGATCCAGGGCCTGCTCGACAGTGACATCCAGATGCAGCTCGACGAATGCGTGGCGCTGCCCAACGAACCGCGCGAGATCGAGCGCGCCATGGAACTGTCGCTACGCTGGGCCGAACGTTGCCGCGTCGCCTTTGGCAATCAGCCCGGCAAGGCCATGTTCGGCATCGTTCAGGGTGGCGACCAGCCGGCGCTTCGCATCCGCTCGGCAGAGGGCCTGAAGCAACTCGACCTCAAGGGTTACTCGATCGGCGGTCTCGCCGTCGGCGAACCCCAGGCCGTCATGCTCGACATGCTGCGCATCACGCTGCCAGTGCTGCCCACCGAAAAGCCGCGCTACCTTATGGGCGTTGGCACGCCGGACGATATGCTGAAATCGGTCGCTGAAGGCATCGACATGTTTGACTGCGTCATGCCGACCCGCTCTGGTCGCCATGGCCTCGCCTTCACTCGTCGCGGCAAGGTCAACATCCGCAATGCCCGACATGCCGAAGACATGCGCCCGCTGGACGAGCAGTCGTCCTGCCCGGCGACCCGCGACTACTCGCGCGCCTATCTGCATCACCTCGTGCGTTCCAATGAAGCGCTCGGCGGCATGCTCTTGTCCTGGAACAACCTCAGCTACTATCAGGAACTGATGCAAGGCATCCGCCAGGCGATCGCGGAAGACCGGTTCGAGGATTTCAAGGCCGAAACGATCGAGATGTGGGCACGCGGCGACATCGACCCGGTCTGA
- a CDS encoding DUF4864 domain-containing protein, protein MRIGVALFLMAGLLAAPAIAQQDAKTEAAGLAKDVIEQQIAAFLNDDATTAYSFASPEIKSVFPNAERFFDMVKKSYGPVYRPGNYAFGRNQVSPDGTVAYQEVLISAPDGKDWAVYYELKRQRDGQFAINGVRIKRETNSQGI, encoded by the coding sequence ATGCGGATTGGAGTTGCCCTATTTCTCATGGCCGGCCTGCTCGCTGCCCCGGCCATTGCCCAGCAGGATGCTAAGACCGAGGCCGCGGGTCTCGCCAAGGACGTGATCGAGCAGCAGATCGCAGCCTTCCTCAATGACGATGCGACGACCGCCTATTCCTTTGCCTCGCCGGAGATCAAGTCGGTGTTCCCCAATGCCGAGCGCTTCTTCGATATGGTGAAGAAAAGCTATGGCCCCGTCTACAGACCGGGCAACTACGCCTTCGGCCGCAACCAGGTCTCACCCGACGGTACAGTCGCCTATCAGGAAGTGCTGATCTCGGCGCCTGACGGCAAGGACTGGGCCGTCTATTACGAGCTGAAGCGCCAGCGCGATGGGCAGTTCGCCATCAACGGTGTCCGCATCAAGCGCGAAACGAACAGTCAGGGCATCTGA
- a CDS encoding TRAP transporter large permease: protein MVLLLVVFFVLLLISVPVFVALGGASLAYTHFIGNLPDFVVLHRMVGGVDSFPLIAVPFFILAGNLMNSAGITNRIFDFATAAVGWLKGGLGHVNVIASVIFAGMSGAAVADAGGLGTIEVKAMRDRGYNDHLAVGVTAASSTIGPIIPPSLPMVIFGVMANVSIGQLFAAGFIPGLLMAGSLMLYITWYSWRHKIGADQAFRLRVLATSFINAVPALLTPAIIIGGIATGAFTPTEAAIAACAWALILGFVVYRTLSVKRFYQISIQTIETTASVLVIVAAASLFGWVLTVTQVTAQFTALLLTITDDPIMLLLIINVIILIVGCFMETIAAISILVPILMPAVLHVGIDPVQFGVVMVLNLMIGLITPPIGMVLFVLARVSNLSIEKTVKATAPFLIPLFAVLMLITVFSDLTLWLPTLWYR from the coding sequence ATGGTCCTTCTTCTTGTCGTCTTCTTCGTCCTGCTCCTGATCAGCGTCCCGGTCTTTGTCGCACTCGGCGGAGCCTCCTTGGCCTATACGCATTTCATCGGCAATCTTCCGGACTTCGTCGTACTGCACCGGATGGTGGGGGGCGTTGACAGCTTTCCGCTGATTGCCGTGCCCTTCTTCATCCTGGCGGGAAATTTGATGAACTCCGCCGGGATCACCAACCGGATCTTCGACTTTGCCACGGCGGCCGTCGGCTGGCTGAAGGGCGGACTTGGCCATGTCAACGTGATTGCATCGGTGATCTTTGCCGGCATGTCCGGGGCGGCCGTCGCGGATGCGGGCGGGCTTGGTACGATCGAAGTGAAGGCCATGCGGGACCGCGGATACAATGATCACCTCGCCGTCGGTGTGACTGCCGCATCGTCGACGATTGGACCGATCATCCCCCCGTCCCTGCCGATGGTGATCTTCGGGGTGATGGCGAATGTCTCGATCGGACAGCTGTTCGCCGCAGGCTTCATTCCGGGCCTGCTGATGGCCGGCTCCCTGATGCTTTACATCACCTGGTATTCGTGGCGGCACAAGATCGGCGCAGATCAGGCCTTTCGTTTGCGCGTGCTGGCAACGAGTTTCATTAACGCCGTACCCGCGCTGCTCACACCGGCAATCATCATCGGCGGGATCGCCACAGGGGCCTTCACGCCGACGGAGGCTGCGATTGCGGCCTGTGCCTGGGCGCTGATCCTCGGCTTTGTCGTCTATCGGACACTGTCGGTGAAACGCTTCTACCAGATTTCGATCCAGACGATCGAAACGACGGCGTCTGTCCTGGTCATCGTCGCGGCTGCCTCGCTGTTCGGCTGGGTGTTGACGGTAACCCAGGTCACGGCGCAGTTCACGGCACTGCTTTTGACGATCACCGATGACCCGATCATGCTGCTTTTGATCATCAATGTGATCATTCTGATCGTCGGCTGCTTCATGGAGACGATCGCAGCGATTTCGATCCTTGTGCCGATCCTGATGCCGGCCGTCCTGCATGTCGGGATCGACCCGGTTCAGTTCGGTGTGGTGATGGTGCTCAACCTGATGATTGGCCTGATCACGCCGCCAATCGGCATGGTTCTGTTCGTGTTGGCCAGGGTGTCCAACCTGTCGATCGAGAAAACGGTGAAAGCGACCGCACCCTTTCTCATCCCTCTCTTCGCCGTCTTGATGCTGATTACGGTGTTTTCCGATCTGACACTCTGGCTGCCCACACTTTGGTACCGCTGA
- a CDS encoding TRAP transporter small permease, which yields MTHEPIDEPVSAATMLHLEDEADPPIVFRVDDVLAFCLFWLLGGVTFLQFFSRYVLNDSVAWTEEIGRYLLIWVTFFGAAIVFRRRTNIAVEVIVDMLPRPQARIMRCIADVITLGFVILLVWFAWNLTQRMMIQRMTVIDVSMSVVYGGVLVGCLLILWRAVQAFISNAKRRWDPVSDPSQMFD from the coding sequence ATGACACACGAGCCGATTGACGAGCCTGTGAGCGCAGCCACCATGCTGCATCTGGAAGACGAGGCCGATCCACCCATCGTTTTCCGCGTTGATGATGTCCTCGCTTTCTGCCTGTTCTGGCTGCTCGGCGGCGTCACCTTTCTGCAATTCTTCAGCCGCTACGTCCTGAATGATTCCGTTGCCTGGACGGAAGAAATCGGGCGCTATCTGCTGATCTGGGTGACCTTCTTTGGCGCCGCCATCGTCTTCAGGCGACGAACCAATATCGCCGTCGAGGTGATCGTCGACATGCTTCCCCGTCCGCAGGCAAGGATCATGCGTTGCATCGCGGATGTCATCACGCTCGGCTTCGTGATTCTGCTCGTCTGGTTCGCCTGGAACCTGACCCAGCGCATGATGATCCAGCGGATGACCGTGATCGATGTGTCGATGAGCGTGGTCTATGGCGGCGTGCTCGTCGGCTGCCTGCTGATCCTCTGGAGGGCTGTTCAGGCCTTCATCTCCAATGCCAAGCGTCGCTGGGATCCTGTGTCGGATCCCTCGCAGATGTTCGATTGA